One segment of Pseudomonas asgharzadehiana DNA contains the following:
- a CDS encoding chorismate mutase: MAVNCSSLEEVRDNIDRLDQQIVSLLAERGHYVSQAARFKKDTDGVKAPQRVEQVIAKVRDLSHTLGANPDVTEQVYRAMIAAFIQQELAEHAALTPPR, translated from the coding sequence ATGGCCGTTAACTGCAGCAGTCTCGAAGAAGTCCGCGACAATATCGACCGACTCGACCAGCAAATCGTCAGCCTGCTGGCTGAGCGTGGCCACTACGTATCCCAAGCCGCCCGCTTCAAAAAGGACACCGATGGTGTCAAGGCGCCGCAGCGGGTCGAACAGGTGATCGCCAAGGTGCGGGACTTGTCGCACACGCTGGGCGCCAATCCGGACGTTACCGAACAGGTGTATCGCGCGATGATTGCAGCGTTTATCCAGCAGGAGTTGGCTGAGCATGCGGCACTGACACCCCCTAGGTAG
- a CDS encoding GreA/GreB family elongation factor: MSRAFVNEDNAAAQADQPVERQVSEQPNRLTAQGLAQLQAKVAQLQSEYGAESAKGEQADKQRQADLERDLRYFNQRVQSAQVVAPATATDKVRIGSWVTFANEQDEQQRIQLVGEDQADASAGLINWGSPLGRALLGAQVGDEVLWKRPVGDQLIEVLRIDAEA; this comes from the coding sequence ATGAGCCGAGCTTTTGTGAATGAAGATAACGCCGCCGCTCAGGCCGATCAGCCGGTGGAGCGCCAGGTCAGTGAGCAACCCAATCGCCTGACCGCGCAGGGTTTGGCGCAGTTGCAGGCCAAGGTTGCGCAACTGCAGTCTGAATACGGCGCCGAATCCGCCAAGGGCGAGCAGGCCGATAAACAGCGCCAGGCCGACCTTGAGCGGGACCTGCGCTATTTCAACCAGCGGGTGCAGAGCGCCCAGGTAGTCGCGCCGGCCACCGCCACCGACAAGGTCCGGATTGGCAGTTGGGTGACCTTTGCCAACGAGCAGGATGAGCAGCAGCGCATCCAGTTGGTCGGTGAAGACCAGGCGGACGCCAGCGCCGGCCTGATCAATTGGGGTTCGCCCCTGGGTCGCGCCTTGCTGGGCGCCCAGGTCGGTGACGAGGTGCTGTGGAAGCGCCCCGTCGGCGATCAGTTGATCGAAGTGCTGCGCATCGACGCCGAAGCCTAG